Proteins from a genomic interval of Lactococcus protaetiae:
- the nifJ gene encoding pyruvate:ferredoxin (flavodoxin) oxidoreductase, producing the protein MKKTMDGNMAAAHIAYAFSEIAVIYPITPSSPIADYTDAWSVAGRKNIWGQTVKITEMQSEAGAAGAMHGVLKAGGIATTYTASQGLLLMLPNMYKMAGELLPAVIHVAARAVATGALNIFGDQSDVMSARSTGFAMLAESSVQEVMDLSAVAHLATIDGSVPFMNFFDGFRTSHEIQKIDVIDYEDLAPLINTDKLTAFRQRAMNPDHPTVSGTNQNADIYFQQRETVNAYYDELPRIVQKYMDKINTLRGTDYDLVNYYGACDATEVIVSMGSVAGTIEQTVDYLNSKGRKVGFLNIHLYRPFPTENFLEKLPKSVQNVAVLDRTKESGSNGEPLFLDVQSALFDENIKVIGGRYGVGGKDTRPEHIVATFDELLKSTPRRQFTIGITDDVTNLSLSVASKLDLTPSDTFQAKFWGFGSDGTVGANKAAIKIIGDHTDKYVQAAFEYDSKKSGGLTISHLRFGDSPIKSEYMTATLDFVACHNTTYVRKYDLTKDLKAGGILLLNTSWDDEHLSKNLPSKLKRYIGENYIKFYTIDAVKIARETGLDRRINMIMQVAFFKLAQVMPFDTAYEILKKDTQKYARKSPKIVEQNLNAMEMALDYLHEVQVPEDWAIAKERELKPVSAASATKKYVFEIVNKTNAFEGDELSVQDLVDNGMTTGSSPLGTASYEKRGIALEVPEWNLEACIQCNECSFVCPHAAIRPFLADEDEWNVAPEGFQVMDYKGNDGLKYRIQVSVEDCTGCGLCVEACPKKGEALKMVPYESQQEQAVNWAFAQTLKTKENPMAGRLTAASTQFEKPLFEFSGACSGCGETPYIKLLTQMFGDRMMISNATGCSSIYGGTQATPYTTNDEGQGPAWSNSLFEDNAEYGYGMHMASVTRRQKLADEVLSVLTEMSEDLQLLAKDWATHLFDSEGTRARAEKFKALLKEELTVLVNQEKTDEVADRKLSVLNAIYQQKDQFVKPTQWIFGGDGWAYDIGFGGLDHVIASGADVNILVMDNEVYANTGGQVSKATPASAIAQFAAGGKGGAKKDLGAMAMTYDDVYVAQIASGANMMQTIKAFDEAEKHKGPSLIIAYTPCISHGVYEGMHMVLDEAEHAVRSGYWQLYRYNPELESKGKNPMILDFKKPDFSEVRGLLLKQSRFGNLLKVNKEHAEALYDKAATDSRKRFIRYARLSGDLEKFLEREAKAKGETVEINQKPRRERTVDPEREARRAARKAQKLADRNK; encoded by the coding sequence ATGAAAAAAACAATGGATGGAAACATGGCGGCGGCACATATTGCCTACGCTTTTTCAGAAATTGCTGTAATTTATCCAATTACTCCAAGTTCACCGATAGCAGACTATACGGATGCGTGGTCTGTAGCAGGACGCAAAAACATTTGGGGACAAACAGTAAAAATTACAGAAATGCAATCAGAAGCCGGTGCAGCAGGTGCCATGCACGGTGTTCTCAAAGCAGGAGGAATTGCGACAACATACACAGCTTCACAAGGGTTGCTTTTGATGTTGCCCAATATGTATAAAATGGCAGGCGAACTACTCCCTGCGGTGATTCATGTAGCAGCGCGTGCGGTAGCAACGGGTGCGCTCAATATTTTTGGTGATCAGTCGGATGTGATGTCTGCGCGTTCCACAGGCTTCGCCATGTTAGCTGAGTCAAGTGTGCAAGAAGTGATGGATTTATCAGCCGTCGCACATTTAGCTACGATTGATGGTTCAGTTCCTTTCATGAATTTCTTTGATGGTTTTAGGACAAGCCATGAAATTCAAAAAATTGATGTTATTGATTATGAGGATTTGGCACCGCTTATCAATACTGACAAACTGACAGCTTTTCGTCAGCGTGCGATGAATCCTGACCATCCAACAGTTTCAGGAACCAATCAAAACGCCGATATTTATTTTCAACAGCGAGAAACAGTCAATGCTTATTATGATGAGTTGCCACGCATTGTGCAAAAATACATGGACAAAATCAATACCTTACGAGGTACAGATTATGATTTAGTCAATTATTACGGTGCTTGTGATGCAACTGAGGTTATTGTCAGCATGGGTTCAGTTGCTGGGACTATTGAGCAGACGGTAGATTATCTGAATAGCAAAGGACGTAAAGTTGGTTTTTTGAACATTCACTTGTATCGTCCGTTTCCAACAGAAAATTTCCTTGAGAAATTGCCGAAAAGTGTGCAAAATGTTGCAGTGCTTGACCGTACAAAAGAGTCAGGCTCAAATGGTGAACCGCTCTTTCTTGATGTGCAGTCTGCACTATTTGATGAAAATATAAAAGTTATTGGTGGACGCTATGGTGTGGGTGGAAAAGATACACGTCCAGAGCATATTGTTGCTACTTTTGATGAACTTTTAAAATCAACTCCTCGTCGTCAATTTACCATCGGAATCACTGACGATGTCACAAATTTATCTCTGTCAGTGGCTTCCAAACTTGATTTGACACCATCAGACACTTTTCAAGCGAAATTTTGGGGCTTCGGCTCTGATGGAACAGTCGGGGCAAACAAAGCGGCAATCAAAATCATTGGCGATCACACCGATAAGTATGTGCAAGCAGCCTTCGAGTATGATTCCAAAAAATCAGGCGGACTGACCATCAGCCATCTTCGTTTTGGGGATAGTCCAATCAAGTCGGAATACATGACTGCAACGCTTGATTTTGTCGCGTGCCACAACACGACCTATGTCAGAAAATATGACTTAACGAAAGATTTGAAAGCAGGTGGAATCCTCCTTTTAAATACCTCTTGGGATGATGAACATCTTTCAAAAAATTTGCCAAGCAAGTTAAAACGCTACATTGGCGAAAACTATATTAAATTCTATACCATTGATGCAGTAAAAATTGCAAGAGAAACAGGCTTAGACCGCAGAATCAACATGATTATGCAAGTCGCATTTTTCAAACTTGCTCAAGTGATGCCATTTGATACAGCCTACGAAATTCTGAAAAAAGATACTCAAAAATATGCGCGTAAATCACCCAAGATTGTTGAGCAAAATCTGAATGCTATGGAAATGGCGCTTGATTATCTTCATGAAGTGCAGGTTCCAGAAGATTGGGCAATTGCAAAAGAACGCGAACTAAAGCCAGTTTCAGCGGCAAGTGCGACGAAAAAATATGTTTTTGAGATTGTCAACAAAACAAATGCTTTTGAAGGCGATGAGCTTTCGGTGCAAGATTTGGTGGATAATGGAATGACGACAGGTAGTAGTCCACTCGGCACAGCAAGCTATGAAAAGCGAGGAATCGCGCTTGAAGTCCCTGAATGGAATCTTGAAGCCTGTATTCAGTGTAACGAATGTTCATTTGTATGCCCACACGCGGCGATACGTCCGTTTTTAGCAGATGAAGATGAGTGGAATGTTGCACCAGAAGGCTTCCAAGTCATGGATTATAAAGGAAACGATGGCCTGAAATATCGGATACAAGTTTCTGTCGAAGACTGTACAGGATGTGGTTTATGTGTCGAAGCTTGTCCGAAAAAAGGTGAAGCGCTAAAAATGGTTCCTTATGAGTCGCAGCAAGAGCAAGCGGTCAATTGGGCTTTTGCGCAAACTTTGAAAACAAAAGAAAATCCAATGGCTGGACGACTCACAGCTGCAAGCACGCAGTTTGAAAAGCCTTTATTTGAGTTTTCAGGTGCTTGTTCAGGTTGTGGTGAAACACCTTATATCAAACTTTTGACACAAATGTTTGGTGACCGGATGATGATTTCAAATGCGACAGGTTGCTCATCAATTTATGGAGGAACGCAAGCGACGCCTTATACCACAAATGATGAGGGACAAGGCCCCGCTTGGTCAAACTCACTTTTTGAAGATAATGCTGAATACGGCTATGGGATGCATATGGCATCGGTGACTCGCCGCCAAAAACTTGCTGACGAAGTTCTGTCAGTGCTGACAGAAATGTCAGAGGACTTACAACTCCTTGCTAAAGACTGGGCAACGCACCTTTTTGATAGTGAAGGAACCAGAGCGCGTGCTGAGAAGTTCAAGGCATTGCTCAAAGAAGAACTGACGGTTTTAGTGAATCAGGAAAAGACAGATGAAGTCGCTGACAGAAAGCTGTCAGTATTAAATGCAATCTATCAGCAAAAAGATCAATTTGTCAAACCGACCCAATGGATTTTTGGCGGTGATGGTTGGGCTTATGACATCGGATTTGGAGGTCTAGACCATGTCATTGCCTCAGGTGCTGATGTAAATATTCTCGTGATGGATAATGAAGTCTATGCCAATACAGGAGGACAGGTCTCAAAAGCCACACCTGCTTCTGCCATTGCTCAATTTGCCGCAGGAGGTAAGGGTGGAGCGAAGAAAGACTTAGGTGCTATGGCGATGACTTATGATGATGTGTATGTCGCTCAAATTGCTTCAGGAGCGAATATGATGCAGACCATTAAAGCGTTTGATGAGGCAGAAAAGCACAAAGGACCAAGCCTTATCATTGCTTATACACCATGTATCAGTCACGGTGTCTATGAAGGAATGCATATGGTGCTCGACGAAGCCGAACACGCTGTAAGAAGTGGCTATTGGCAACTTTACCGATATAATCCAGAACTTGAATCAAAAGGAAAAAATCCAATGATTCTTGACTTCAAGAAGCCAGATTTTTCAGAAGTACGCGGACTTTTGCTCAAACAATCTCGTTTTGGAAATCTTTTAAAAGTCAACAAAGAACACGCAGAAGCTTTATATGATAAAGCCGCTACAGATTCAAGAAAGCGATTCATACGTTACGCACGTTTATCAGGAGATTTAGAAAAATTTTTAGAGCGTGAAGCAAAAGCAAAAGGTGAAACAGTAGAAATCAATCAAAAACCTAGAAGAGAACGAACAGTTGATCCCGAACGTGAGGCTAGACGTGCAGCAAGAAAAGCTCAAAAGCTTGCAGATAGGAACAAATAA
- a CDS encoding CdaR family protein, with product MGNKFFTSKIFYILTSVFFAIVLFFNANATSIRNQGTNQSGEVYTATINSVPVELKYDTNKYFVSGYNSSATVHLSGYNRISITNEENPDTRNFFLSIDLTSVKSGKVDVPVRIEQLPGGVNASIEPKTMNVTVEKRASREFEVTPKVDSTQIPTGFSIDTIDLSDEKVNVVAGEEGIKKIHAIEAALPSDVNLTDNYSGTVTLHAVDSTGKILPAQITPSTVHIKVSVNKPSKQVPVKLKVTGTLDTTLSSMKTKLSDEKVTIYGEQSKLDEMSSVEANVSITGITKETKVSVPLQQSGISIRPRTIDVTLTPVKKK from the coding sequence ATGGGAAATAAATTTTTTACTTCAAAAATATTTTATATCTTGACTTCTGTATTTTTTGCAATTGTTCTCTTCTTTAACGCCAATGCAACCTCTATCCGAAATCAAGGAACGAACCAATCAGGAGAGGTTTACACAGCTACAATTAATAGCGTACCAGTTGAGTTAAAATATGATACAAATAAATACTTTGTCAGTGGCTACAATAGTAGCGCAACGGTACATTTATCAGGTTACAATCGAATCTCGATTACCAATGAAGAAAATCCCGATACAAGAAATTTTTTCCTGAGTATTGATTTGACCAGTGTTAAATCTGGAAAAGTTGACGTTCCCGTACGAATCGAACAGCTTCCAGGAGGGGTTAATGCATCAATTGAACCAAAGACGATGAACGTAACGGTAGAAAAAAGAGCTTCTCGAGAATTCGAAGTGACTCCCAAAGTGGACTCAACACAGATTCCAACAGGATTTAGTATTGATACGATTGATTTGAGCGATGAAAAAGTCAACGTCGTTGCTGGTGAAGAAGGTATCAAAAAAATTCATGCCATTGAAGCAGCTCTTCCTAGCGATGTGAATCTCACAGATAATTATTCAGGAACGGTTACCTTACATGCTGTAGATAGTACAGGAAAAATTCTTCCCGCACAAATCACACCTTCGACAGTTCATATCAAAGTGTCTGTAAACAAACCAAGTAAACAAGTGCCAGTCAAACTAAAAGTTACAGGCACACTTGATACAACACTCTCTAGCATGAAAACAAAACTATCTGATGAAAAAGTCACCATATATGGCGAGCAAAGTAAGTTAGATGAGATGAGTAGTGTCGAAGCAAATGTAAGTATTACAGGGATAACTAAAGAAACAAAAGTTTCTGTACCACTGCAGCAATCAGGTATAAGCATCCGTCCGCGAACAATAGATGTGACATTGACGCCAGTTAAAAAGAAGTAA
- the glmM gene encoding phosphoglucosamine mutase (catalyzes the conversion of glucosamine-6-phosphate to glucosamine-1-phosphate) yields the protein MIDAPEDTLPRPSAEGLGILHDYIEGVRKYQAFLKTTAEGDFEGYKVVLDTANGAAHTSARAVFADLNAELTVIGENPNGLNINVNVGSTHPEQMAEKVLEVGADIGLAFDGDADRLIAVDELGHIVDGDKIMFIVGKYLLSQGKLAQNTVVTTVMSNLGFHLALEETGINSVVTAVGDRYVVEEMKKNHYNFGGEQSGHMIFLDYNTTGDGQLSAIQLLKVMRETGKTLSELASEVTIYPQKLVNVRVKDNAAKKSAMEVPEIQKVIVDMEEKMNGKGRILVRPSGTEPLLRVMAEAPTHNEVNEVVDSIVEVVEEEIGVK from the coding sequence TTGATTGATGCACCCGAAGACACGCTGCCTCGCCCGTCTGCAGAAGGGCTTGGAATATTACATGATTATATTGAGGGTGTCCGTAAATATCAAGCTTTCCTCAAGACTACAGCAGAGGGTGATTTTGAGGGATACAAGGTTGTTCTTGATACTGCAAACGGAGCTGCCCATACTTCAGCACGTGCCGTGTTTGCAGATCTTAATGCAGAGTTGACTGTTATTGGTGAAAACCCTAATGGGCTTAATATTAATGTTAATGTTGGCTCAACTCATCCAGAGCAAATGGCTGAGAAAGTCCTTGAAGTGGGGGCAGACATTGGATTGGCATTTGATGGAGATGCTGACCGTCTAATCGCAGTAGATGAGTTAGGGCATATTGTAGATGGTGATAAAATCATGTTTATTGTTGGTAAATATCTACTTAGTCAAGGCAAGTTAGCCCAAAATACAGTAGTTACAACAGTAATGTCAAACCTTGGCTTTCATCTTGCGCTTGAAGAAACAGGGATTAATTCAGTTGTGACAGCAGTAGGTGACCGCTACGTTGTTGAAGAAATGAAAAAAAATCACTATAACTTCGGTGGAGAGCAATCTGGTCATATGATTTTTCTTGATTATAACACAACAGGAGATGGACAACTTTCCGCCATTCAATTGTTGAAAGTGATGAGAGAAACAGGAAAAACTTTGTCTGAACTTGCAAGTGAAGTAACAATTTATCCACAAAAATTAGTCAATGTTCGTGTTAAAGACAATGCTGCCAAAAAATCTGCAATGGAAGTACCAGAAATTCAAAAAGTAATTGTCGACATGGAAGAAAAAATGAATGGCAAGGGTCGTATTCTTGTTCGCCCTTCTGGGACAGAGCCACTCTTACGCGTAATGGCTGAAGCACCAACTCATAATGAAGTCAATGAAGTTGTTGATAGTATAGTAGAAGTCGTGGAAGAAGAAATTGGGGTAAAATGA
- the treR gene encoding trehalose operon repressor produces the protein MKKYEVILQDLEKKIFDDIYKENDVLPSENELSKIYNSSRSTVRQALKILEENGVIQRRHGFGSIVIAHDKLLFPISGLTSYKELQTSMGFESETEVVIFGSIDIEAELSELTGFPIGSKALHILRRRKVEGKYSILDRDFFLKDYADHLTPEDAKNSTYEYLEGKLGLDIAYAQKEITIDFASEEDFDLLDLNPKDRHIVSVKSRVYLADNTLFQYTESRHQVDRFRFTEFARRQKR, from the coding sequence ATGAAGAAATATGAAGTGATTTTACAAGATTTAGAAAAGAAAATTTTCGATGATATCTATAAAGAAAATGATGTTTTACCTAGTGAAAACGAACTTTCAAAAATTTATAATAGTAGCCGTTCAACCGTTAGACAAGCTTTAAAAATATTAGAAGAAAATGGTGTAATTCAACGTCGTCATGGATTTGGTAGTATTGTTATCGCTCATGATAAATTGCTTTTCCCCATTTCAGGTCTAACTTCATATAAAGAACTGCAAACTTCTATGGGATTTGAGAGCGAGACTGAGGTTGTCATATTTGGATCAATTGATATTGAAGCCGAACTGTCAGAATTAACAGGTTTTCCTATCGGGAGCAAAGCACTTCATATCCTTAGACGTCGGAAAGTCGAAGGAAAATACTCAATCTTAGACCGTGATTTTTTCTTAAAAGATTATGCCGATCACCTAACTCCAGAAGATGCTAAAAATTCAACTTATGAATATTTAGAAGGAAAACTTGGACTGGATATCGCTTATGCCCAAAAAGAAATTACAATTGATTTCGCAAGTGAAGAAGATTTTGATTTATTGGACTTAAATCCCAAAGACCGTCATATTGTTTCTGTTAAATCCAGGGTTTACCTTGCTGATAACACATTGTTTCAATATACAGAATCCAGACACCAAGTTGACCGTTTTAGATTCACAGAATTCGCAAGACGCCAAAAAAGATAA
- a CDS encoding PTS sugar transporter subunit IIA yields MFGLGKKKELQDDKGLYAPISGEVIEISAVNDPVFSKKIMGDGFAVEPTGNKIYSPVASTVTLVQGHAVGFTRADGLEVLLHIGIDTVSLNGSPFKLKVKVGDIVNGGDEVGSVDWTQVEAAGLEKTTMVIFTNSDKLDSFDVRYEKVEAKETLGKAQTK; encoded by the coding sequence ATGTTTGGACTAGGAAAAAAGAAAGAACTTCAGGATGATAAAGGGCTTTATGCACCGATTTCTGGAGAGGTCATTGAAATTTCAGCTGTTAATGACCCTGTTTTTTCAAAGAAGATTATGGGTGATGGTTTTGCCGTTGAACCTACGGGAAATAAGATTTATTCGCCTGTAGCTTCCACAGTAACTTTGGTTCAGGGTCATGCGGTTGGCTTTACTCGAGCAGATGGTCTTGAGGTATTACTCCATATTGGGATTGATACTGTTTCACTCAATGGTTCACCATTTAAACTCAAAGTTAAAGTTGGTGATATAGTCAATGGTGGAGATGAAGTTGGAAGTGTTGATTGGACTCAAGTTGAAGCAGCAGGTCTTGAAAAAACAACAATGGTCATTTTTACCAACTCTGATAAGCTAGATTCTTTTGATGTTCGCTATGAAAAAGTTGAAGCAAAAGAAACGCTTGGAAAAGCTCAAACAAAATAA
- a CDS encoding glycosyl hydrolase family 65 protein has protein sequence MTETDKDWMIQYDKYEVGKRSYGQESLMTLGNGYLGWRGAPVWSSFSEHHYPGLYVAGVFNCTTTEVVGHDVVNEDMVNLPNPQLIKIFIGNQLVKFTEQTIISRQSAINFKNGTQRDKYVVKVDEGKLTLTTTKYVDPIDFHCLGFEGEILTDFDATLRLESLVDGSVLNQNVERYRAFDSKEFDVLSISENILVAKTRTTDIEFAFAVKTTLAGSSVVLAESGHQEVLLESGQVELHKNVPVHFEKVIVLATSAEEKQPVDFVRNELAKLSVSKIRENSAIYWSKVWETADIVIKSDDKDLQRMVRMNVFHIRQAAQHLANQYLDASVGSRGLTGEGYRGHIFWDEIFVVPYYAANEPETARDILLYRLNRLRAAQDNAKVDGEIGAMFPWQSGLIGDEQSQFVHLNTVNNEWEPDNSRRQRHVSLAIVYNLWIYTQLTGDLSILHEGGLELLLETTKFWLNKAVLGEDGRYHISGVMGPDEYHEAYPGKEGGITDNAYTNLMLVWQLNWLTELQTKNMFDFSNVDVEWLEKAQDVAHKLYLDIDETGVIAQYAGYFDLKEVDFAAYEAKYGDIHRIDRLMKAEGISPDEYKVAKQADTLMLLYNLGANHTEKLVKQLGYRLPEDWLRVNRDYYLARTVHGSTTSRPVFAGIDVTINQVDEAVEFLTEAIGSDYYDIQGGTTAEGIHIGVMGETLEVIQNEFAGVTLRDGEFGIAPQLPKHWSYLKFTQLFRGNRVTVEISDKELLLTADRKMVVRVYDTLFQLESGETAVFEVKQ, from the coding sequence ATGACGGAAACGGATAAAGACTGGATGATCCAATATGATAAATACGAAGTAGGAAAACGTTCGTATGGACAAGAATCATTAATGACTTTAGGAAATGGGTATCTAGGTTGGCGTGGTGCTCCTGTGTGGTCATCTTTTTCAGAACATCATTATCCTGGGCTTTATGTAGCTGGTGTGTTTAATTGTACAACGACTGAAGTTGTTGGTCATGATGTAGTCAATGAAGATATGGTAAATTTACCTAATCCACAGTTGATAAAAATTTTTATTGGTAATCAGTTGGTTAAGTTTACTGAACAGACGATAATTAGTCGCCAGTCAGCAATTAATTTTAAGAATGGCACTCAGAGGGATAAATATGTCGTGAAAGTTGATGAGGGTAAGTTGACTTTGACAACGACAAAATATGTTGATCCAATTGATTTCCATTGTTTAGGATTTGAAGGAGAAATCCTTACAGACTTTGATGCAACACTTCGTTTGGAAAGCTTGGTTGATGGTTCAGTTTTAAATCAAAATGTAGAACGTTATCGTGCTTTTGATAGCAAAGAGTTTGATGTGCTTTCTATTTCTGAAAATATTTTAGTGGCAAAAACAAGGACAACGGATATTGAGTTTGCGTTTGCTGTGAAGACAACTTTGGCAGGTAGTTCGGTTGTTTTAGCTGAGTCAGGGCATCAAGAAGTTTTATTAGAAAGTGGACAAGTTGAACTGCATAAAAATGTTCCTGTTCATTTTGAGAAAGTTATTGTATTAGCAACGAGTGCTGAAGAGAAGCAGCCTGTTGATTTTGTGAGAAATGAACTAGCAAAGTTATCAGTAAGCAAAATCAGAGAAAACAGCGCAATATATTGGTCAAAAGTTTGGGAAACAGCTGATATTGTCATTAAATCTGACGATAAAGATTTACAACGAATGGTGCGGATGAATGTTTTTCATATTCGTCAGGCGGCACAACATTTGGCAAATCAATATTTGGATGCTTCTGTTGGTTCACGTGGTTTAACTGGTGAAGGTTATCGTGGTCATATTTTTTGGGATGAAATTTTTGTTGTGCCGTATTATGCGGCAAATGAACCTGAAACAGCGCGTGATATTTTGCTTTATCGCTTGAATCGTTTACGTGCGGCACAAGATAATGCAAAGGTTGATGGAGAAATCGGAGCAATGTTTCCTTGGCAATCAGGACTTATTGGAGATGAACAATCGCAGTTTGTTCATTTGAATACGGTCAATAATGAATGGGAACCTGATAATTCGCGACGTCAACGTCATGTTTCACTTGCGATTGTCTATAATTTATGGATTTATACTCAGTTGACAGGAGATTTGAGCATTTTACATGAGGGAGGTCTGGAACTTTTACTTGAAACAACGAAGTTCTGGTTGAATAAGGCTGTGCTTGGAGAAGATGGTCGCTATCATATTTCTGGTGTGATGGGTCCAGATGAGTATCATGAAGCCTATCCTGGAAAAGAGGGAGGAATTACGGACAATGCGTATACCAACCTCATGCTTGTCTGGCAGTTGAATTGGTTGACTGAGCTACAAACTAAAAATATGTTTGATTTTTCAAATGTTGATGTGGAATGGCTAGAAAAAGCTCAAGATGTTGCACATAAGTTGTATTTGGATATTGATGAAACTGGAGTCATTGCTCAATATGCAGGCTATTTCGATTTGAAAGAGGTTGACTTTGCTGCTTATGAAGCGAAATATGGTGATATTCATCGGATTGACCGCTTGATGAAAGCGGAGGGGATTTCGCCAGATGAATATAAGGTTGCTAAGCAAGCAGATACACTAATGTTGCTTTATAATTTAGGTGCTAATCATACAGAAAAACTTGTAAAACAGCTTGGTTATAGACTTCCAGAAGATTGGCTTAGAGTAAACCGAGATTATTATCTTGCGCGTACGGTACATGGCTCAACAACATCACGCCCAGTTTTTGCAGGAATTGATGTGACGATTAATCAGGTGGATGAAGCAGTGGAGTTTTTGACTGAGGCAATTGGTTCAGATTATTACGACATTCAGGGCGGAACGACAGCTGAGGGAATCCATATTGGGGTAATGGGAGAGACACTTGAAGTCATTCAAAATGAATTTGCTGGGGTAACTTTACGTGATGGTGAATTTGGAATCGCACCACAGTTACCAAAGCATTGGTCTTATTTGAAATTTACCCAGCTTTTCCGAGGAAATAGAGTGACGGTTGAGATTTCTGACAAGGAACTTTTACTGACAGCTGACAGAAAGATGGTAGTCAGAGTGTATGACACGTTATTCCAGCTAGAGTCAGGAGAAACAGCTGTTTTTGAAGTAAAGCAATAA
- a CDS encoding alpha/beta hydrolase, whose translation MNKGTTHNFLSETLLELHHVFELIHENYETWDINLEQIFLLGCSAGGHLASWYSNQYQFYKPKGVILCYPVTSFTFGWPNNMTHFNFALPSSAEYNTAEMVTSSTPPTFIWHTGNDCSVPIYNSLKYCDRLAKYHIPFEAHFFDDGPHGLSLANRVTAPDDNYIKPSVQRWLLWAVQWLEKQIQLTNES comes from the coding sequence ATGAATAAAGGAACAACTCATAATTTTCTCTCTGAAACATTGCTTGAACTTCATCATGTTTTTGAACTTATCCATGAAAACTATGAAACATGGGATATTAACCTTGAGCAAATCTTTTTACTTGGCTGTTCAGCAGGTGGACATCTTGCCTCCTGGTACAGTAACCAGTATCAATTTTATAAACCCAAAGGTGTCATTCTCTGTTACCCCGTAACTTCTTTCACTTTTGGTTGGCCAAATAATATGACTCATTTCAACTTTGCTCTTCCTAGCTCTGCCGAATATAATACAGCAGAAATGGTAACTTCATCAACTCCTCCGACTTTTATCTGGCATACAGGAAATGATTGCAGTGTTCCGATTTATAACAGTTTAAAATACTGTGATCGTCTTGCTAAGTACCATATTCCTTTTGAAGCGCATTTTTTTGATGATGGTCCTCATGGACTGTCTTTAGCTAACAGAGTTACAGCGCCTGATGACAATTATATTAAACCATCTGTGCAGCGTTGGTTGTTGTGGGCAGTACAATGGCTTGAAAAACAAATCCAACTCACTAATGAAAGTTAA
- the tsaE gene encoding tRNA (adenosine(37)-N6)-threonylcarbamoyltransferase complex ATPase subunit type 1 TsaE: MKFNEEEMLKFAEKLGRLLKAQDVIVLTGELGAGKTTFTKGLALGLDIHQMVKSPTYTIVRELEGRLPLYHMDVYRIGDDPDSFDLDDYLFGDGVSVIEWGEMLGTDLPQNYLEVVFDKYSPEIVNDKEREIVLKAHGKRYEELIETL; this comes from the coding sequence ATGAAATTTAACGAAGAAGAAATGCTGAAATTTGCAGAGAAGTTAGGACGTTTATTGAAAGCACAGGATGTGATTGTACTGACTGGTGAATTGGGTGCAGGTAAAACAACATTTACTAAAGGATTAGCTCTAGGGCTTGATATTCATCAAATGGTAAAAAGTCCGACTTATACAATTGTTCGCGAACTTGAGGGACGGTTGCCGTTATATCACATGGATGTTTATAGAATTGGTGATGATCCTGATAGTTTTGATTTAGATGATTATTTGTTTGGTGATGGAGTCTCCGTCATCGAATGGGGCGAAATGTTAGGAACGGATTTACCTCAAAATTATTTAGAAGTTGTTTTTGACAAGTATTCTCCTGAAATTGTTAATGACAAAGAACGCGAGATTGTGTTAAAAGCTCATGGTAAACGTTATGAAGAACTCATAGAAACATTATAA